The Drosophila teissieri strain GT53w chromosome X, Prin_Dtei_1.1, whole genome shotgun sequence genome has a segment encoding these proteins:
- the LOC122623075 gene encoding nuclear factor of activated T-cells 5 isoform X1, with protein MRFTYNQYKHYESGYRIPSKMHNLSHHNNSNNSNNNNNGGGHSNNNANNNGHHYAHHNNNNNAGNNNNTNFQAYQHHYKSNFGMRMTMSTNSTMSARIHRKGFRIPSKRQPGKGLPGKLHTITRAGPGKMVPGKRIPQRPHPPPCDNSNDSGLGFDQHTELRSTAGAGGVADPAANGGSGANAGQRSSLLVNSALTNTVAAAAAAAAAAVASNTLQQHQQHHQQQQQQQQQQQQQQQQQQQQHSPQQHLIRAIPVSRSRHDTKMMAHYLEDLDLISASSSEDSATSTPTGLDEDTGFVNDNNSTTVGGNSNSDPFGDVFQATEAAVAAAVNAFNLQQQHQQQQQQQQQHSVQQQQFQYNGLLLPQHQQQQQSQQQQSHHQQQHHHHRHGKHIKRKKLECNQVELDNDDACSEDEFIRKIASTVTVAASTVDDTPSPPPPPLPIAAAPATPTVSLLPRISSNNNNNSIETKFISARTVTRVANKRQPTTPLNSVASSNDGQVQLEIVSQPEQQHRARYQTEGSRGAVKDRSGNGFPIVRLTGYDKVAVLQVFIGTDIGRVAPHMFYQACKVAGKNSTQCNEKKVDGTMVIEIDFKPETDMTITCDCVGILKERNVDVEHRFPEHLAQKNKKKSTRCRMVFRTQLSREDGTTETLQVCSNPIICTQPPGVPEICKKSLNSCPVDGGLELFIIGKNFLKDTHVVFQETYDSVNGDDPATEIAVRQQLIGGTAALWEQSVLPDKEYLHQTHLICTVPPYLHQNILKPVQVQVSIVSSGKKSEPHTFTYTPKGQYTTLAAASTLSNTIHAQDVSGFMDTTVASNAGGSSGWSGAGGSGSNQSAGDNVEAKHEIDSGMMPPPITTQIPMGVRRSSLPSVTPMITDQQLVHLNAVAASAEALKTELEDSNSHSPLTGESTPDSPNAAMQYHRFARKPSLDTIMYDQSNSLPGFPAVVAPATAAAVAAAVDIDPAAVAVAVELAVKNEIVKHVVQQHQQMQEQMQEQQQQQQQQQQQQQQPQQQQQQQQQQQQQQQQQQQQQQQQQVHKFIDELTKSTSVVSSNGTTEPALFTTSAVIDHALTDILQAKVGIAPPNVVLERSLSLSSTNSSSSMSGSESSPNSSPLTQDIILNSEPAAALAGAAALGGPAPVDVTGGLSTDIIMNPAVSPSTILCSANGAATAVVPNILAPHQVTMANSILNDIAMQPEPTQQDAAVAALALSNIMMSPPTAASGVGVVDTLPPTPAAMQPEVAATATSTAVSNMIIKAAADFITTQEQEQHHYHHHGRVHSHSPQAAVGVSGNPAETASDPLVNLLLNHSTTPETAAAAAAAVAVEAANFQSMNHSHHSHHGHHGHSHSHSHNHSHNRVTGHVSGHVTSHHHGHHLPVVPPTPQESLIVALASENALQKSVATAAVTTNGAVMTQQASAPNTAGSILPAAVGAVAAAAAVAVQPPIPQELTTMSDQDLISYINPSTFDQL; from the exons atgcgTTTCACCTACAATCAGTATAAACATTACGAGTCCGGTTATCGGATTCCATCTAAAATGCATAATCTGAGCCACCATAATAACAGCAATaatagcaataataataataatgggggtggccacagcaacaacaatgccaacaacaatggccaTCACTATGCCCatcacaacaataacaacaatgccggcaacaacaacaatacaaATTTCCAAGCCTATCAGCATCATTACAAAAGTAATTTCG GCATGAGAATGACCATGTCCACCAATTCCACAATGAGTGCGCGAATACATCGAAAAGGATTTCGCATACCCTCGAAAAGACAACCGGGTAAGGGATTGCCCGGCAAGCTGCACACCATAACCAGG GCGGGTCCTGGCAAAATGGTTCCTGGCAAGCGAATACCACAGCGACCCCATCCGCCGCCCTGCGACAACTCGAACGACAGTGGGCTGGGCTTCGATCAGCACACGGAGCTAAGGAGCACGGCAGgcgctgggggcgtggccgatcCTGCGGCGAATGGAGGCAGTGGCGCCAACGCCGGCCAGCGATCCAGTTTGCTGGTCAACAGCGCCCTAACCAACACAgtggctgcagcagcggccgcagcagctgccgcgGTGGCCAGCAACAcgttgcagcagcatcagcagcaccaccaacagcagcagcagcaacagcagcagcaacaacagcagcagcagcaacagcagcagcaacattcaCCGCAGCAGCATTTAATCAGAGCGATACCTGTATCAAG ATCGCGGCACGACACGAAAATGATGGCTCACTATCTGGAGGATCTGGACCTGATATCGGCGTCCTCCTCGGAGGACTCGGCCACCTCGACGCCGACCGGCTTGGATGAGGACACGGGCTTTGTGAACGACAACAATTCGACGACAGTCGGTGGCAATAGTAACTCGGATCCATTTGGAGACGTCTTCCAGGCAACCGAGGCGGCCGTCGCAGCAGCCGTGAATGCCTTCAacctgcaacagcaacatcagcagcagcagcagcagcagcagcaacattcggtgcaacagcaacagtttcAGTACAACGGATTGCTGTTGccccagcaccagcagcagcaacagtcgcagcagcagcagtcgcatcaccagcaacaacatcaccATCACCGCCATGGCAAGCACATCAAACGCAAGAAGCTCGAGTGCAACCAGGTGGAACTGGACAACGACGATGCCTGCAGCGAGGATGAGTTCATCCGCAAGATTGCCAGCACGGTGACGGTGGCGGCATCAACGGTCGATGACACGCCctcgcccccgcccccgccgcTACCCATTGCCGCcgcacctgccacgcccactgttaGCCTCCTGCcgcgcatcagcagcaacaacaacaacaacagcattgAGACAAA ATTCATATCGGCCAGGACTGTCACGCGGGTGGCCAACAAACGGCAACCCACTACCCCGCTGAACAGCGTCGCCAGCTCCAACGATGGCCAGGTGCAGCTGGAGATCGTCTCCCAGCCGGAGCAACAGCACCGGGCACGCTACCAAACGGAGGGCAGCCGGGGAGCCGTCAAGGATCGCAGCGGCAATGGCTTCCCCATCGTCCGACTGACCGGATACGACAAGGTGGCCGTCCTCCAGGTCTTCATCGGCACGGACATTGGTCGCGTGGCACCGCACATGTTCTACCAGGCCTGCAAGGTCGCCGGCAAGAACTCGACGCAGTGCAACGAGAAGAAGGTCGACGGCACCATGGTCATTGAAATCGATTTCAAGCCCGAAACGGACATGACCATCACCTGCGATTGCGTTGGTATCTTGAAG GAACGCAATGTGGATGTAGAGCACCGCTTTCCCGAGCACCTGGCgcaaaagaacaaaaagaaatcgACTCGCTGCCGGATGGTGTTCCGCACCCAGCTGAGCCGTGAAGACGGCACCACCGAGACCCTACAAGTCTGCTCGAATCCCATCATCTGCA CTCAACCACCTGGCGTGCCGGAAATATGCAAGAAATCATTAAACTCCTGTCCCGTTGATGGCGGCCTCGAGCTATTCATTATCGGCAAGAACTTCCTGAAGGACACACATGTGGTGTTCCAGGAGACCTACGACAGCGTCAACGGCGACGATCCGGCCACCGAAATTGCAGTGCGCCAGCAGCTCATCGGCGGAACCGCAGCACTTTGGGAACAAAGCGTTCTGCCGGACAAGGAGTACCTTCACCAG ACTCATCTGATATGCACGGTGCCACCGTATCTGCACCAGAACATCCTGAAGCCGGTCCAGGTGCAGGTGTCGATCGTCTCCAGCGGCAAGAAGAGCGAACCGCACACGTTCACCTACACGCCCAAGGGACAGTACACGACGCTGGCGGCAGCCAGCACGTTAAGTAACACAATCCACGCCCAAG ATGTGAGCGGTTTCATGGACACCACAGTAGCGTCCAATGCGGGTGGCTCCAGTGGCTGGAGTGGGGCAGGCGGTTCGGGAAGCAACCAATCTGCAGGCGATAATGTGGAGGCCAAGCACGAGATCGATTCGGGCATGATGCCCCCGCCCATCACCACCCAAATACCGATGGGCGTTCGACGCTCCTCGCTGCCCAGTGTCACGCCGATGATTACGGACCAGCAGCTGGTCCATCTCAACGCAGTGGCGGCCAGTGCCGAGGCCCTGAAGACGGAACTGGAAGACAGCAACTCGCACAGTCCCCTCACCGGTGAGTCCACACCGGACAGCCCGAACGCAGCCATGCAGTATCATCGCTTTGCACGAAAGCCCAGCCTGGACACCATCATGTACGATCAATCCAACAGTCTGCCCGGTTTCCCGGCCGTTGTGGCACCGGCTACAGCTGCCGCCGTGGCCGCTGCAGTGGATATTGATCCGGCGGCGGTGGCCGTGGCGGTGGAACTGGCCGTCAAGAACGAGATTGTCAAGCATGTcgtgcagcagcaccagcagatGCAGGAGCAAAtgcaagagcagcagcagcagcagcaacaacaacagcagcagcaacaacagccccaacaacaacagcagcagcaacaacagcagcagcagcaacaacagcagcagcaacaacaacagcagcagcaacaggtgcACAAGTTCATCGATGAGCTGACCAAATCCACATCGGTGGTTTCCAGCAATGGTACCACGGAGCCGGCTCTGTTCACCACCTCGGCGGTGATTGATCACGCTTTGACCGATATTCTGCAGGCCAAAGTGGGCATTGCGCCGCCCAATGTGGTGCTGGAAAGGAGTTTGTCCCTCAGCTCCACGAATTCCAGCAGCTCCATGAGTGGCAGTGAGAGCTCCCCGAATAGTTCACCCCTCACCCAGGACATCATACTCAATTCGGAACCGGCGGCAGCACTGGCCGGAGCCGCTGCCTTGGGTGGCCCGGCGCCCGTTGATGTCACCGGTGGTCTGTCTACCGATATCATCATGAATCCCGCCGTTTCGCCCTCGACGATTTTGTGCTCCGCAAACGGAGCGGCCACGGCCGTGGTGCCCAATATACTGGCACCCCACCAAGTGACCATGGCCAACTCGATTTTGAACGACATAGCCATGCAGCCGGAACCTACGCAGCAGGATGCAGCGGTGGCAGCCTTGGCATTGAGTAACATCATGATGAGTCCACCCACCGCGGCATCGGGTGTGGGAGTTGTGGACACACTGCCACCGACACCAGCGGCTATGCAGCCAGAGGTCGCAGCCACTGCCACATCCACGGCGGTCAGTAACATGATTATCAAGGCGGCGGCGGACTTTATAACCacccaggagcaggagcagcaccactaccaccaccatgGTCGCGTCCACTCCCATTCGCCACAGGCAGCCGTCGGAGTGAGCGGTAATCCGGCCGAGACGGCATCGGATCCGTTAGTTAATCTGCTGTTGAACCACTCAACCACACCAGAAACagcggctgccgctgctgccgcggTAGCTGTAGAAGCAGCCAACTTCCAGTCGATGAATCACAGTCACCACAGCCATCATGGCCATCATGGTCACAGTCATAGTCACAGTCACAATCATAGCCACAATCGCGTCACGGGACACGTTTCCGGACATGTGACCAGCCACCATCATGGTCACCACTTGCCGGTGGTGCCGCCGACACCACAAGAATCTCTGATCGTTGCCCTGGCCAGCGAGAATGCGCTGCAAAAGTCGGTGGCCACCGCCGCAGTGACCACCAATGGAGCAGTGATGACGCAGCAGGCATCTGCCCCAAACACAGCGGGCAGCATACTCCCGGCAGCGGTTGGAGCGGTAGCTGCGGCGGCCGCCGTGGCAGTGCAGCCGCCCATTCCCCAGGAGCTGACCACGATGTCTGACCAGGATCTGATCAGCTACATCAACCCGAGCACCTTTGATCAGC TTTAA
- the LOC122623075 gene encoding nuclear factor of activated T-cells 5 isoform X3: protein MRFTYNQYKHYESGYRIPSKMHNLSHHNNSNNSNNNNNGGGHSNNNANNNGHHYAHHNNNNNAGNNNNTNFQAYQHHYKSNFGMRMTMSTNSTMSARIHRKGFRIPSKRQPGKGLPGKLHTITRAGPGKMVPGKRIPQRPHPPPCDNSNDSGLGFDQHTELRSTAGAGGVADPAANGGSGANAGQRSSLLVNSALTNTVAAAAAAAAAAVASNTLQQHQQHHQQQQQQQQQQQQQQQQQQQQHSPQQHLIRAIPVSRFISARTVTRVANKRQPTTPLNSVASSNDGQVQLEIVSQPEQQHRARYQTEGSRGAVKDRSGNGFPIVRLTGYDKVAVLQVFIGTDIGRVAPHMFYQACKVAGKNSTQCNEKKVDGTMVIEIDFKPETDMTITCDCVGILKERNVDVEHRFPEHLAQKNKKKSTRCRMVFRTQLSREDGTTETLQVCSNPIICTQPPGVPEICKKSLNSCPVDGGLELFIIGKNFLKDTHVVFQETYDSVNGDDPATEIAVRQQLIGGTAALWEQSVLPDKEYLHQTHLICTVPPYLHQNILKPVQVQVSIVSSGKKSEPHTFTYTPKGQYTTLAAASTLSNTIHAQDVSGFMDTTVASNAGGSSGWSGAGGSGSNQSAGDNVEAKHEIDSGMMPPPITTQIPMGVRRSSLPSVTPMITDQQLVHLNAVAASAEALKTELEDSNSHSPLTGESTPDSPNAAMQYHRFARKPSLDTIMYDQSNSLPGFPAVVAPATAAAVAAAVDIDPAAVAVAVELAVKNEIVKHVVQQHQQMQEQMQEQQQQQQQQQQQQQQPQQQQQQQQQQQQQQQQQQQQQQQQQVHKFIDELTKSTSVVSSNGTTEPALFTTSAVIDHALTDILQAKVGIAPPNVVLERSLSLSSTNSSSSMSGSESSPNSSPLTQDIILNSEPAAALAGAAALGGPAPVDVTGGLSTDIIMNPAVSPSTILCSANGAATAVVPNILAPHQVTMANSILNDIAMQPEPTQQDAAVAALALSNIMMSPPTAASGVGVVDTLPPTPAAMQPEVAATATSTAVSNMIIKAAADFITTQEQEQHHYHHHGRVHSHSPQAAVGVSGNPAETASDPLVNLLLNHSTTPETAAAAAAAVAVEAANFQSMNHSHHSHHGHHGHSHSHSHNHSHNRVTGHVSGHVTSHHHGHHLPVVPPTPQESLIVALASENALQKSVATAAVTTNGAVMTQQASAPNTAGSILPAAVGAVAAAAAVAVQPPIPQELTTMSDQDLISYINPSTFDQL from the exons atgcgTTTCACCTACAATCAGTATAAACATTACGAGTCCGGTTATCGGATTCCATCTAAAATGCATAATCTGAGCCACCATAATAACAGCAATaatagcaataataataataatgggggtggccacagcaacaacaatgccaacaacaatggccaTCACTATGCCCatcacaacaataacaacaatgccggcaacaacaacaatacaaATTTCCAAGCCTATCAGCATCATTACAAAAGTAATTTCG GCATGAGAATGACCATGTCCACCAATTCCACAATGAGTGCGCGAATACATCGAAAAGGATTTCGCATACCCTCGAAAAGACAACCGGGTAAGGGATTGCCCGGCAAGCTGCACACCATAACCAGG GCGGGTCCTGGCAAAATGGTTCCTGGCAAGCGAATACCACAGCGACCCCATCCGCCGCCCTGCGACAACTCGAACGACAGTGGGCTGGGCTTCGATCAGCACACGGAGCTAAGGAGCACGGCAGgcgctgggggcgtggccgatcCTGCGGCGAATGGAGGCAGTGGCGCCAACGCCGGCCAGCGATCCAGTTTGCTGGTCAACAGCGCCCTAACCAACACAgtggctgcagcagcggccgcagcagctgccgcgGTGGCCAGCAACAcgttgcagcagcatcagcagcaccaccaacagcagcagcagcaacagcagcagcaacaacagcagcagcagcaacagcagcagcaacattcaCCGCAGCAGCATTTAATCAGAGCGATACCTGTATCAAG ATTCATATCGGCCAGGACTGTCACGCGGGTGGCCAACAAACGGCAACCCACTACCCCGCTGAACAGCGTCGCCAGCTCCAACGATGGCCAGGTGCAGCTGGAGATCGTCTCCCAGCCGGAGCAACAGCACCGGGCACGCTACCAAACGGAGGGCAGCCGGGGAGCCGTCAAGGATCGCAGCGGCAATGGCTTCCCCATCGTCCGACTGACCGGATACGACAAGGTGGCCGTCCTCCAGGTCTTCATCGGCACGGACATTGGTCGCGTGGCACCGCACATGTTCTACCAGGCCTGCAAGGTCGCCGGCAAGAACTCGACGCAGTGCAACGAGAAGAAGGTCGACGGCACCATGGTCATTGAAATCGATTTCAAGCCCGAAACGGACATGACCATCACCTGCGATTGCGTTGGTATCTTGAAG GAACGCAATGTGGATGTAGAGCACCGCTTTCCCGAGCACCTGGCgcaaaagaacaaaaagaaatcgACTCGCTGCCGGATGGTGTTCCGCACCCAGCTGAGCCGTGAAGACGGCACCACCGAGACCCTACAAGTCTGCTCGAATCCCATCATCTGCA CTCAACCACCTGGCGTGCCGGAAATATGCAAGAAATCATTAAACTCCTGTCCCGTTGATGGCGGCCTCGAGCTATTCATTATCGGCAAGAACTTCCTGAAGGACACACATGTGGTGTTCCAGGAGACCTACGACAGCGTCAACGGCGACGATCCGGCCACCGAAATTGCAGTGCGCCAGCAGCTCATCGGCGGAACCGCAGCACTTTGGGAACAAAGCGTTCTGCCGGACAAGGAGTACCTTCACCAG ACTCATCTGATATGCACGGTGCCACCGTATCTGCACCAGAACATCCTGAAGCCGGTCCAGGTGCAGGTGTCGATCGTCTCCAGCGGCAAGAAGAGCGAACCGCACACGTTCACCTACACGCCCAAGGGACAGTACACGACGCTGGCGGCAGCCAGCACGTTAAGTAACACAATCCACGCCCAAG ATGTGAGCGGTTTCATGGACACCACAGTAGCGTCCAATGCGGGTGGCTCCAGTGGCTGGAGTGGGGCAGGCGGTTCGGGAAGCAACCAATCTGCAGGCGATAATGTGGAGGCCAAGCACGAGATCGATTCGGGCATGATGCCCCCGCCCATCACCACCCAAATACCGATGGGCGTTCGACGCTCCTCGCTGCCCAGTGTCACGCCGATGATTACGGACCAGCAGCTGGTCCATCTCAACGCAGTGGCGGCCAGTGCCGAGGCCCTGAAGACGGAACTGGAAGACAGCAACTCGCACAGTCCCCTCACCGGTGAGTCCACACCGGACAGCCCGAACGCAGCCATGCAGTATCATCGCTTTGCACGAAAGCCCAGCCTGGACACCATCATGTACGATCAATCCAACAGTCTGCCCGGTTTCCCGGCCGTTGTGGCACCGGCTACAGCTGCCGCCGTGGCCGCTGCAGTGGATATTGATCCGGCGGCGGTGGCCGTGGCGGTGGAACTGGCCGTCAAGAACGAGATTGTCAAGCATGTcgtgcagcagcaccagcagatGCAGGAGCAAAtgcaagagcagcagcagcagcagcaacaacaacagcagcagcaacaacagccccaacaacaacagcagcagcaacaacagcagcagcagcaacaacagcagcagcaacaacaacagcagcagcaacaggtgcACAAGTTCATCGATGAGCTGACCAAATCCACATCGGTGGTTTCCAGCAATGGTACCACGGAGCCGGCTCTGTTCACCACCTCGGCGGTGATTGATCACGCTTTGACCGATATTCTGCAGGCCAAAGTGGGCATTGCGCCGCCCAATGTGGTGCTGGAAAGGAGTTTGTCCCTCAGCTCCACGAATTCCAGCAGCTCCATGAGTGGCAGTGAGAGCTCCCCGAATAGTTCACCCCTCACCCAGGACATCATACTCAATTCGGAACCGGCGGCAGCACTGGCCGGAGCCGCTGCCTTGGGTGGCCCGGCGCCCGTTGATGTCACCGGTGGTCTGTCTACCGATATCATCATGAATCCCGCCGTTTCGCCCTCGACGATTTTGTGCTCCGCAAACGGAGCGGCCACGGCCGTGGTGCCCAATATACTGGCACCCCACCAAGTGACCATGGCCAACTCGATTTTGAACGACATAGCCATGCAGCCGGAACCTACGCAGCAGGATGCAGCGGTGGCAGCCTTGGCATTGAGTAACATCATGATGAGTCCACCCACCGCGGCATCGGGTGTGGGAGTTGTGGACACACTGCCACCGACACCAGCGGCTATGCAGCCAGAGGTCGCAGCCACTGCCACATCCACGGCGGTCAGTAACATGATTATCAAGGCGGCGGCGGACTTTATAACCacccaggagcaggagcagcaccactaccaccaccatgGTCGCGTCCACTCCCATTCGCCACAGGCAGCCGTCGGAGTGAGCGGTAATCCGGCCGAGACGGCATCGGATCCGTTAGTTAATCTGCTGTTGAACCACTCAACCACACCAGAAACagcggctgccgctgctgccgcggTAGCTGTAGAAGCAGCCAACTTCCAGTCGATGAATCACAGTCACCACAGCCATCATGGCCATCATGGTCACAGTCATAGTCACAGTCACAATCATAGCCACAATCGCGTCACGGGACACGTTTCCGGACATGTGACCAGCCACCATCATGGTCACCACTTGCCGGTGGTGCCGCCGACACCACAAGAATCTCTGATCGTTGCCCTGGCCAGCGAGAATGCGCTGCAAAAGTCGGTGGCCACCGCCGCAGTGACCACCAATGGAGCAGTGATGACGCAGCAGGCATCTGCCCCAAACACAGCGGGCAGCATACTCCCGGCAGCGGTTGGAGCGGTAGCTGCGGCGGCCGCCGTGGCAGTGCAGCCGCCCATTCCCCAGGAGCTGACCACGATGTCTGACCAGGATCTGATCAGCTACATCAACCCGAGCACCTTTGATCAGC TTTAA